The Rhineura floridana isolate rRhiFlo1 chromosome 8, rRhiFlo1.hap2, whole genome shotgun sequence genome includes a region encoding these proteins:
- the SMIM45 gene encoding small integral membrane protein 45, whose translation MPHFLDWFVPMYLMISILILVGFGACIYYFEPGLQEAHKWRTQRPIMERDLRKTLMIRDNLAFGVPEV comes from the coding sequence ATGCCTCATTTCTTGGATTGGTTTGTGCCAATGTATCTGATGATCTCCATTCTTATCTTGGTGGGCTTTGGAGCTTGCATATACTACTTTGAGCCAGGTCTGCAGGAGGCACACAAGTGGCGGACACAAAGGCCAATCATGGAACGAGACCTTCGGAAAACATTGATGATACGAGACAACCTTGCGTTTGGGGTGCCTGAAGTCTAG